One genomic segment of Panicum virgatum strain AP13 chromosome 2N, P.virgatum_v5, whole genome shotgun sequence includes these proteins:
- the LOC120658246 gene encoding auxin-responsive protein SAUR36-like, translated as MVSAKRLVQMAKKWQRMAALARKRITSPAKETQGSPCSTSSVASKGHCVVYSADSKRFEVPLAYLGTAIFGELLSLSQEEFGFAGDDGRITLPCDAAVMEYVVCLLRRDASEEVLRAFLSSMARPCHCGNGLGQSVGVSQQVAVSSF; from the coding sequence ATGGTCAGTGCCAAGAGACTTGTTCAAATGGCGAAGAAGTGGCAAAGAATGGCGGCCCTCGCGAGGAAGCGGATCACGTCACCGGCGAAAGAAACCCAAGGGTCACCGTGCAGCACGTCGTCGGTGGCCAGCAAGGGCCACTGCGTGGTGTACTCGGCCGACAGCAAGCGGTTCGAGGTCCCGCTGGCGTACCTCGGTACAGCGATCTTCGGCGAGCTCCTGAGCCTTTCCCAGGAGGAGTTCGGGTTCGCCGGCGATGACGGCAGGATCACGCTTCCCTGCGACGCTGCCGTGATGGAGTACGTGGTGTGTTTGCTCAGAAGAGACGCATCAGAAGAGGTCCTGAGGGCGTTCCTGAGCTCCATGGCGAGGCCTTGCCACTGTGGAAATGGATTGGGTCAATCTGTGGGAGTTAGCCAGCAAGTTGCTGTTTCTAGCTTCTGA
- the LOC120658247 gene encoding auxin-responsive protein SAUR36-like, with protein MARKWQRKAALTRKRLMPTVAKETDGSLCSTLSVASRGHCIVYSADGRRFEVPRTYLGSMVLCELLSMSQEEFAFAGNECKIMLPCDAVVMEYVMCLLRKEDPEEVERAFLSSMPRPYHCGNGLTQPMGLDVPSF; from the coding sequence ATGGCAAGAAAGTGGCAAAGAAAGGCCGCTCTGACGAGGAAGAGGCTCATGCCCACCGTGGCGAAAGAGACTGACGGATCATTGTGCAGCACGTTGTCGGTGGCCAGTAGGGGCCACTGCATCGTGTACTCAGCTGATGGCAGGCGGTTTGAGGTCCCGCGGACGTACCTTGGCTCAATGGTTTTATGTGAACTCCTAAGCATGTCACAGGAGGAGTTCGCGTTTGCAGGCAATGAGTGCAAGATCATGCTGCCCTGCGACGCTGTGGTGATGGAGTATGTGATGTGCTTGCTTAGGAAAGAGGACCCTGAAGAGGTTGAAAGAGCGTTCCTGAGCTCCATGCCGAGGCCTTACCACTGTGGAAATGGCCTGACGCAGCCCATGGGACTTGATGTTCCTAGCTTTTGA